From Salarias fasciatus chromosome 12, fSalaFa1.1, whole genome shotgun sequence, the proteins below share one genomic window:
- the LOC115398242 gene encoding protein unc-45 homolog B-like has product MGEPMQLKDEGNKHFQAGDFDQAIECYTKAIKMCKDKKVLAVIHRNRSACYLKKENYSSAASDASKAIDVDAADVKALYRRCQALEKLGKLDMAFKDVQRCATIEPKNKTFLETLRRLGAEIQAKLKTTFSTDSRVQNMFDILLDEEMEKDKKEKAANNLIVLSREDAGAERIFQNNGVQLLQNMIETGKPEMILAAVRTLSGMCTGHKARAMAIVNMVGVDKICSIMAVDNEEIALATCNLFQCINDSLSGGDKRDYGKEASLVLDAAKDLKNILLSLLEMVGSKKVSGHGRDQALNLLCKNVPRKGKKEKDNSRALFTIDHGLKKILKVCGQVPELPDQLLLTENTQLIASVLLNKLYDDLKCDPERNNFRDICDEYIKSKIDPNNMDKTIHAINTISGLLQGPFDVGNALIGHQGIMEMMVALCGSEREVDQMVAVEALIHSSTKMSRATFIITNGVSLLKDIYKKTKNEKIKIRALVGLCKLGSAGGDDYSLRQFAEGSTEKLAKQCRKWLCNPQIDAKTRKWATEGLAYLTNDADVKDDFVEDEMALKAMFELAKSKDKTILYAVACILVNCTNCYDKKEIIPELVQLAKFSKQHVPEQHPKDKKDFIEKRVKRLLKAGVISALAVMVKADSSILTDQTKEMLARVFLALSDDPKDRGTIVAQGGGKALIPLALEGTDAGKVKASHALAKIAAISNPEIAFPGERVYEVVRPLVNLLHTDREGMQNFEALRGLTNFAGFSEKLRVKIVKENALPDIENYMFEEHDELRQAATECMCNLVTCKEVQERYLEDGNDKLKLLVLLCGEDDEKLQIAAAGALAMITASQKKLCTKMTQVTAQWLEILQRLCLHDNPHIQHRGLVIVHNMFNSDDNELTKKLIESEMLEILTIIGKAADNPKRQEPIDTARACLVRAMDLGLIKPFSSPS; this is encoded by the exons ATGGGAGAGCCAATGCAGTTAAAAGATGAGGGAAACAAGCACTTTCAGGCTGGGGATTTCGACCAGGCCATTGAGTGCTACACCAAAGCCATCAAGATGTGCAAGGACAAGAAGGTGTTGGCTGTCATTCACAGAAACAGATCTGCATGCTATCTTAAAAAG GAAAACTATTCCAGCGCAGCATCTGATGCAAGTAAAG CAATTGACGTCGATGCAGCCGATGTGAAAGCCTTGTACCGACGCTGTCAAGCCCTGGAAAAACTCGGAAAGTTGGACATGGCCTTCAAAGACGTGCAGAGATGCGCCACTATTGAACCGAAAAATAAGACCTTTCTGGAAACTCTCCGCAGGCTGGGGGCCGAAATCCAGGCCAAG ctCAAAACAACGTTCTCCACAGATTCACGGGTACAGAACATGTTCGACATTCTGCTTGatgaagaaatggaaaaagacaaaaaggaaaaa GCGGCCAACAACTTGATCGTGCTGTCAAGAGAGGACGCCGGAGCAGAGAGAATCTTCCAGAATAATGGGGTGCAGCTTCTACAAAACATGATAGAAACAGGCAAACCGGAAATGATCCTGGCTGCTGTTCGCACGCTGTCAGGAATGTGCACCGGGCATAAAGCGCGG GCCATGGCCATCGTTAACATGGTGGGTGTTGATAAGATCTGCAGCATCATGGCTGTTGACAATGAGGAAATCGCTCTGGCAACCTGCAACCTCTTCCAGTGCATCAATGACTCGCTCAGTGGGGGAGATAAAAGGGATTATGGGAAGGAAGCCTCCTTGGTTTTAG ATGCGGCCAAGGACCTTAAAAAcatccttctctctctgttggaGATGGTTGGTAGTAAGAAGGTGTCTGGCCACGGCAGAGATCAGGCGCTCAATCTCCTGTGCAAGAATGTGCCCCGCaaggggaagaaagaaaaagacaactcAAGGGCCCTCTTCACAATTGACCATG GTCTGAAGAAGATCCTGAAGGTTTGTGGACAGGTTCCTGAACTCCCTGACCAGCTGCtcctgacagaaaacacacagctgattgcCAGCGTGCTTCTCAACAAGCTGTATGACGACCTCAAATGTGACCCGGAGAGAAACAACTTCAGGGACATCTGTGATGAATATATCAA ATCCAAAATCGACCCCAACAACATGGATAAGACCATCCACGCCATCAACACCATCTCCGGGCTGCTCCAGGGTCCCTTTGACGTCGGCAACGCCCTGATTGGACACCAGGGCATCATGGAGATGATGGTGGCTCTGTGCGGCTCGGAGCGCGAGGTGGACCAAATGGTTGCGGTGGAGGCGCTGATCCATTCTTCTACAAAGATGAGCCgcgccaccttcatcatcaccaATGGCGTGTCTCTGCTGAAGGACATCTACAAGAAGACCAAGAACGAGAAGATTAAAATACGAGCGCTGGTG GGTCTTTGTAAGCTGGGCTCAGCTGGAGGTGACGACTACAGCTTGAGGCAGTTTGCTGAGGGCTCCACTGAGAAGCTCGCCAAGCAGTGCAGGAA GTGGCTCTGTAATCCCCAAATTGATGccaaaaccaggaagtgggcaACTGAGGGTCTTGCTTATCTGACAAATGATGCTGATGTCAAAGATGACTTTGTGGAGGATGAAATGGCCCTGAAAGCCATGTTCGAACTGGCCAAG TCAAAGGACAAAACCATCCTATATGCAGTGGCGTGCATTCTTGTTAACTGCACCAACTGTTACGACAAAAAGGAGATCATCCCTGAACTGGTGCAACTCGCCAAGTTCTCAAAGCAACACGTGCCTGAGCAACACCCCAAG GACAAAAAAGACTTCATTGAGAAAAGAGTGAAGCGGTTGCTGAAGGCCGGAGTCATATCAGCCCTTGCTGTCATGGTCAAAGCAGACAGCTCCATTCTGACAGACCAGACGAAAGAGATGCTGGCAAG GGTATTTTTGGCATTGTCTGATGATCCAAAAGATCGTGGTACTATTGTTGCCCAAGGTGGTGGAAAG GCTTTGATCCCACTCGCTCTGGAAGGAACAGATGCTGGAAAGGTGAAAGCCAGTCATGCCCTCGCCAAAATAGCAGCTATTTCCAATCCAGAAATCGCTTTTCCTGGTGAAAGG GTGTATGAGGTGGTCCGTCCCTTAGTCAACCTCcttcacacagacagagaggggaTGCAGAACTTTGAAGCTCTGCGAGGCCTCACCAACTTTGCTGGATTCAGTGAAAAACTGAG ggTAAAGATTGTGAAAGAGAATGCTTTGCCTGATATTGAGAATTACATGTTTGAGGAGCATGACGAGCTCAGACAAGCTGCCACTGAATGCATGTGCAACCTCGTAACGTGTAAAGAG GTCCAAGAGCGATACCTGGAAGATGGTAATGACAAGCTGaagctcctggtgctgctgtgtggagaagatgatgaaaaacttcagatagctgcagctggagctctgGCCATGATCACTGCTTCTCAGAAGAAGCTGTGCACCAAAATGACCCAAGTG ACTGCCCAGTGGCTTGAGATCCTGCAGAGACTATGTCTACATGATAACCCGCACATCCAGCACCGCGGCCTTGTGATCGTCCATAACATGTTCAACTCTGACGACAATGAGCTGACCAAGAAGCTGATAGAGAGCGAGATGCTGGAAATCCTCACAATTATCGGCAAGGCGGCAGACAATCCCAAGAGGCAGGAGCCCATCGATACTGCACGCGCTTGCCTTGTCAGAGCTATGGATCTTGGTCTCATCAAGCCTTTCAGCAGCCCTTcttaa